The window atttcttcccatgtaaaatgaagggattgaactagactGTAGACTTGGAACTAGGAGGTGTCTTAAAGATCATTTGGTCCAACAGGTCATCTTGGGATctctaaaggtcccttccagctctaccatTTCATGTTCTAATACTCTGCGTTTTCATTATGTGCTGATATCACTTTCTAGACCGAGCTTAGTAaatgtggggaagggggagagagggagggcgATTGGAAGGTCAGTCTGTACCTGCCCTTTCCCTGGGCTGCTGGGATGAGCAACAGACAGACTCAACCAAAAGAAGTATTTGAGCTACCGAAGGATTATCAAAAAGCACGAAAAGTGTAAAATATCATAAACCATCCAGCTCCCTGATCTCTTTCAAAAGTCACCAAAGCTAACAATTCACTGGCTTGTCCTTATGATTGCTAATATTCTAAGCACATCAAACTCAGCATATATCAagacaggaaggagaagaaagggaagaagaaggaaggggtgaaagCTCCCTCACCCCATTCACTCTTTGCAGGCTGAAGGCTATTTTGGTTTGCCAGCTCAGCCTTCCTTCTGGACAGCTCAGCTCTGCCCAGTCCTAGGCAAGCCTAGTGCTTTGCCCCGACAATGCCCTGAAGCATGTCTATGGGCAGCGGAAAGACAATGGTTGAGTTTTTCTCTGCAGCAATGGTTGTCAGGGTCTGCAGGTAGCGTAGCTGGAGAGCAGCAGGAGACTCAGTGATGACCATTGATGCTTCTTTCAAGGCCCTAGAAGCATTCATCTCCCCTTCTGCAGCAATGACCTAGAGCACAGGAAAGACAGTGGTCACTTGGGAACAGGAATAATCACCTACTCAGATCATTCTTATCCGGGCAGTGACTCATACGCTGGAGGCCTGCATGTTTAGAACCTCTTCATGTTCTCCTTGTATTGTACCTCTTTACTGTCGCATTATGAGACCGCAAGgaaactttagaaatcatttcgTCTAACTTCCTTGTTTCACAGAAGAGCAAACTGGGGCTTTGGCAAGAAGGCGAGCATGATTCTCATGAGGTCACACAGTCGGTATCAGGGTCATGATCTGAattcatgtcctctgactctacTACATCATAAATGACAACTCTTGCCTCTCCATCACTAAGATTTGCCAAATTTGTAACTCACAACAACCTGGTAAGGTTCAGTAAAGTACAAATACAAAtcgccccattttacaaatgaggactctgaagttcagagagaggaagtgactccTGGCCAAGATCACGTGCCTAGTGTCAGGGAGAGTGGGCACTGAAACTCAGACCTCCCTCCTCCATTGTACTGAGACTTTAAGGGATTCATTTTCTTATCTATCAAGACCTTAAAGCTGAAAAGGCTTACACAAACCCCACAAACTAGCATCAATTCACCACAGCGCTAGGAGTGGAGGGTGGGGGTCCACACATACTAAAGCATTATTGAATAGAATCACTCTATTAACAGGTCACTCACTATTAAAGTTTCAGGGTTCTGAGAGTAGCTTATTTCAAAGACAGTATTTTTGTTGAAATCAATTAAACCTgcatgttggggtggggggtgcggGACAAGCAGGCCTTCTTGTTATCCATTGTAGGTATAAGCCCAAGCAAAACATTTTAGGGAGGCTCTGACAAGTTGATGTTTATCTAGAAAAAGGTGACCAAAATGATGTAAGGACTGGAAACCATGAGGAAACCAGGGATGATTAGCCTGGAGAAAATGCCATGGTGGGTAAGAGCTGGCTTCAGAGGCCAGAAGACCAGAGTGAAGGTCCTGCTCTGCCACATATTGGCtacatgactgtgggcaagtcttCACCTCTCACTGAGCCCTAGGTAACTCTACCAGGGTAAGCTACAGAGCAGATTCCAATCTACACTGATACAGGGAGCTTATACTAGAGGAATcttccactgatgaaatcactgacatattaccaaaaaaataaataaatccaacaAACACTTTTCAAGCAATTACTAAGTGAAAAGCACCATACTTAGGAGCTCAagggcacaaagacaaaaatgaaatcacccTGAAGCAGTTTAGATTTTCATTGTGTGTCATGGAGGGAGAAACAGATAAGAGGCAATTTGAAGAGAAGAATTCAGGGAAGAAGTGGCTTGTGGGAAGTCTTGAAAGGTAAGAATGATGAATGGGGAGTGCTCCTCACTCCAGGATATCCTCtgttcagccactaaagtgattttcctgaagtgcaggtctgatcatgtcgctatccctacttaataaactctagtgcctccctattgcctctaggatcaaatacaaaatatgctgtgtttggcattcaaagcctttcatgatAAGctagccccttcctatctttccagtcttttttttttttttaagtgaggcaattggggttaagtgacttgcccagggtcacacagctagtaagtgttaagtgtctgaggccggatttgaactcagatacccctgactccagggccagtactctatccactgcgccacctagctgccccccctttccagtctttaacaccttactccctgacCTATGTTCTTGGATCCAGTGACACCACCCCCTTGACTGTTCCATGTACAAGATCTCATCTCCAGGTATTTCCTCTGGCTGTCCCTTaagcctctccctcctccccttgactactgatctccctggatttctttaagtcccaactaaaatctcaccttctacaggaagctgtCCCCAAACCCTTGTAACTCTTGTTCTATGtctgttttattctatttatcctgtttgtGGCTTGCCTGGTATATACTTGTCTGCatcttgttttccccattagactataagctccttgaaggaaggaactgtcttttgcctctttttgtatctcctgcacttagcacagtgcctggtacctagtgagtgcttaataaatatttattgactgattaattgaaggagatgaagagggagtacCTTTCAGGCATGGGGATAACTTATGTGAAGGAACAGACATGCTCCCTGTCTTTAAATCTCTGAAGAGCCATCCATCATGGGGCCAGAGGGATTAGATTGCCTCAGAGGGTAGAACTAGAACTAATGCTAAGAATTCTAATTCAGGGAGGTAGATTTTGGCTCAAAATGAGGAAGGGCTTTGCTAACAATGAGAGACCCCTGCAAGGGGCTGCTTTAGTGTCACTGTGAAGTCTTCTTCAGCATAGACTACAGGTGATGCTGGTTCAAGCAGATGATGCCTTGTCAGGGATGATATGTATAGAAAGCCTTATGCTACAGGTCAGGTTGGACTAGCCATTCCATTGAGGATTCTTATACCCTCAAGAATCTAATTTTTAAACTCTCTGGAAGAAATATTCCCATGGATAGGAAAACTTTGGCTGTTACTACTACCATGAGTAGCCCCAGTTAATTCACTGTACTGtatctttctaagcctcagttttcccatctaccAAATAATAGGCTTGaactagacaatctctaaggATCCTTCCAGCCCTAAGTTTTATGAGAACTAAACTTATGACTTAAGGTAACGCTTCGGGGTGCCCACAACTAAGAATACTTTCATTGTTCTTATAAACACTGTACGTTCTTAGTGAGTCAGACTCAATAtgtcacagaaaaaaataatgaaatgaaagggagggaggggagaaaggaacagGAAATGTTCCGAGAAAACCATAGCATATGTGATTTCCCAAGCCAGGAATTAAGCAAATAGGAGTGGGCTGGTTTTCTGGTGGAGTGGTTTAGTCCTCACTACGACTCTCATTCAGGGTGTCTGCTTGGCTCAAAGTGACCAAGTCCAGAGGCAGCTCATTGCTCACCCTTAAATCAGACACAGTtgcctggatttggagacaggagaCCAGCTCGGCCACTTAGAGGCTAggtgattttgagcaagtcactttctttttctcaacTTTAGCTTCATCGTCTATtaagtggggaaaataatacttgaatTCCGACCTTCACtagattattgtgaagaaagtgctaaAGTAACAGCATTCATTATCgtagaaataaatgcttgttactctttaaggaaagcagaatatatatatatatacatacatatacatatatatatacatacatacacacacatacatacacatataggtcTACAAAGAGGCTGAGATATGAAGTTAATTGAAAGGATCTGGAATTGGCTATAGCTATCATTAAATTTGTTCTAAAATAAGGTTAAGTAGAGTCTGGGTAGAGCTATATAACATTTGTAGAGCTACTGATACAAAacacagaataaaataatttctagtgTAGTAGACCTTGCCCCTGATACTAGAGATGgcggtatgtatgtatgtacatgtatatgtgtaaatgtgtgtatatgtaatgtatatagcCATCTCTAGTATTGGAGCAAGGTCTGAAAAGTTGATTCTCTCCTCACGggtctgttttcttatctgtaaaatgggaaccatAATTCCTATGCTAATTTCCTAGCAGGGATGTTATAAGGAAAAGTGCTTCGAACCTTATAGAGCTGCAGGAACACAAGTCAAATGGGAGCTGGTACAAAGGGCAGGAGACATTTTGTTCAGCAAAAAAGCAAAGCAatgactgggacagctaggtggcgcagtggatagagcaccggccctggagtcaggaggacgtgagttcaaatccggtctcagacacttaacacttactagctgtgtgaccctgggcaagtcacttaaccccaattgcctcaccaaaaaaaaaaaaaaaaaaaaaaaaaagcaatgactaATGAAGTAGGCAAAGAtatagaagagacagagaagagggagaaaatttcaggGGAACACATGGTAAGAAGTAGGAGAGACTTCTGCTGGAGCAAAGCTGCTCCCTTATCCTTGGAGTCAGGGTGGTTTGTTGGTTACCTTGGCTCGGGCCTCCCGGGAAGCCTCAGCCTCTGCAGCCATGGCTCTCTGCAGCTGCACAGGTAACTTCACATCCTTAATTTCCACACGCTCTACCTTTATCCCCCAGTCATCTGTGGCATCATCCAGAGTGGCCTGTTGGGAAGAAAAGGGATGAAGGTgaatttgcccaaagtctcagCAGATAAAATAAGGGGGTGAGCCAGAGGTCCCTGAGGGGGATACCAAGTCCCATAGGTATGACAGTCCATGACTCTATCACTTGGTATGGGAAAGGATGGGGCTTGGAGGctgggatggagagaggaaggtaAAGAGCTTTCAGTCTGTTAGTTTTGTGTGCAGAACGATGGAGGAACCATGAcctgagagtcaggagacctggtttcTCACCCCATCTTTAGCATTAACCACCTGTGTAACCCACTCTCATTGGACTGtactttcctcaactgtgaaacgAGAGGCAACATAGTATAGTGGCCAAAGTGCTGGCTGGGtatggaattaggaagacaaaGATTCAATCCCCACCCCTGACACCAaatatgtgactgtgggcaacgAATAAACAAGCATTAATTCAGCACTTACTGTACTAAAATCTTGaaatagaaaggtaaaaacaacCCCTGTTCTCTAGATCACATTCCATTGAAGAGACAacagaaaaacaattatataaaaataagattttatatatatagtatatatatgtatatatatatatatatatatgtgtgtgtgtgtgtatgtatgtagtgaAAAGGGGAGgtgatctcagagagaaggcgCTAGCGATGGGATTGAGTTGATTTatgagggaaggcaggaggaagaagggaggagggagagcgtGCCAAGAATGGAGGACGGTCAATGATAATGCATGGAGTTGGGAGGTGGGAGcagtgtatgaggaacagcaaggacagGGCAGTGGGATCATGTTGCACATTGAGGGAAATAGACAAaggctggaaagggagggaggggccaggttgtgaagcaATCTGGTGGAAAGGCCCCATATTCCCGATGGACCAACAACGCCCTGTGGAGGATGTATGGGAGATTAGGCAAGAGTCCCATGGGACCAGAAGGCAAGGATGGGCACAATCTCTCACCTGCAGAGTGCCCGGTATgcagtaagctcttaataaatatttattgatttgactGATTGCCTGGAGGGAATCCCCCGCATTGAAAAGAACACAGATCCAAAGTACTGGTATTATACAGGAAAGGCTTTCATCTAAGTCTGACAACAGATTGAGGGGCTGTTACCTGAGCACCAGCCAAGCCCATTTCACACAAGCTCCTCACCAAAGGGAAATTCTCTTCAAATAGGAAATTCTTCTGACTATAGCTATGAACTAGCAGATCAAGCTCTAAATCACCAAACCAAAGGGTCAGAGggaagatcatttagtccaaccctttgaTTTAatgaataaggaaacagaggGCCTGAGAGGTACTCTAAGTTCCTGAGGTTACACAGGTAGCAAGCACCAAGGGCTAGGAATTAATTTATAGGTCCAGTGCTCCTTCTACTCTCACCATGTGgcttctctgggcttctgtttcctaaCTGTTAAATACTgttaaatgcctaaaagtcctttcagttttaaatcctaGGAGCTAATAAAAGTCATTACTGTAAGAAACACTCTTTCCCATTCCCGTCCTCCAGTTTGTCGGCTACGTGGGAGAACATTTCCAGGCAAAGACTTTGGGGCTTTCtgaccccttccctcttccttccctccatcctacccTCTTTTCCAAAGCTTGTTTTAATTCCCAACTCTAGGAAAGGAAAGTGACAGACCAGGTGCCAATTACTGATTAGACCAGAAGGGGCAGCTGCTGTACCAACCTGCATGTTATGGGCAATCTCCTCCCGGTCAGAGAGGATCTGAGAGAGATTTTTGGTGCCCAGGACATTCCTCAGGGTGGTCTGTGCCAGGAGGCGGGTGGCTGAGTCAGCATTGGTGATGTTAGCCACTGCCAAGGTGGCGTTCTGCACACGGTAATAGACCACTCCATCCACACTGACAGTCACAGAGTCCTTAGTGAGAATctataggaagaaaagagagaacctTATGTCCATTAACCTGACTAAATTTTGAGTATATGCTGCAGGAAATAATGAATGGTAgatacttcttttttaaattaaaaaaatgatttttggggcagctaggtggtgcagtggatagagcaccagccctagagtcaggaggacctgagttcaaatccgacctctgacacttgacacttactagcctagctgtgtgaccctgggcaagtcacttaaccccaattgcctcaccaaaaaaaaaaaaaaaaaagattttccagtACAATCCCTTTACTCCTTCAAGGCCTGAGCTCAGGCAAGACCTCTTCAtttgcttagcacatagtaagtgctatatagattttagctatattattattactccCCCAATTAGAAATCAGTTGACTACCTTATATTATTGGGTGAAGATAAGGCCTCCTAcgtgccaggcagtatgctatgtgcttgagatacaaagaaaggcaaaaatcaggcTCTGTTCCCAAGGGGCTCCCAGGCTAATGGAAAGAGACAACCTACAAACAAGTACACATAAGgtctatacaggataaactggtgATAGTTCCTCACCTCTGGCAACAAAGGGGAGggactaagattaaggaggactgactgggaaagtctttttttttttttttggtgggacaatgagggttaagtgacttgcccagggtcacacagctagtaagtgtcaagtgtctgaggccaaatttgaactcaggtcctcctgaatccagggccggtgctttatccactgctctctctgcctagttgcccccaaaagtattttttattttaatttttaatttttctcatttatatgtcaagatattttttgaatttcaagtctttctcccacctcctatggccagcaagcaatt is drawn from Dromiciops gliroides isolate mDroGli1 chromosome 2, mDroGli1.pri, whole genome shotgun sequence and contains these coding sequences:
- the STOM gene encoding stomatin encodes the protein MSDKRPVATDTKSRRLPDSFNDNPSKGLGCCGWILVIVSFIFTVITFPISVWMCIKIIKEYERAIIFRLGRILQGGAKGPGLFFILPCTDSFIKVDMRTISFDIPPQEILTKDSVTVSVDGVVYYRVQNATLAVANITNADSATRLLAQTTLRNVLGTKNLSQILSDREEIAHNMQATLDDATDDWGIKVERVEIKDVKLPVQLQRAMAAEAEASREARAKVIAAEGEMNASRALKEASMVITESPAALQLRYLQTLTTIAAEKNSTIVFPLPIDMLQGIVGAKH